One part of the Marichromatium purpuratum 984 genome encodes these proteins:
- the trhA gene encoding PAQR family membrane homeostasis protein TrhA, with protein sequence MYAGERFNSITHLVGAVLALIGVTVMITLASTEGGAVRISSLTIYGVTLFLLYLFSTLYHSLRGRAKQIFRMLDHHAIYLLIAGTYTPFTLLALQGSVGWWLFSAVWGLAVIGMILESLPRKGARVLPILIYLAMGWLVVFALDPLIAALPKAGFWWLLAGGLFYTVGVVFYVLDDRFPWCHGIWHLFVLAGSISHYFTILLYL encoded by the coding sequence GTGTACGCAGGAGAACGCTTCAACAGCATCACACATCTGGTGGGCGCGGTGCTCGCCCTGATCGGGGTCACCGTGATGATCACCCTCGCCAGCACCGAGGGCGGCGCGGTACGGATCTCGAGCCTGACCATCTATGGGGTCACGCTGTTTCTGCTCTATCTGTTCTCGACCCTTTATCACAGCCTGCGCGGACGCGCCAAGCAGATCTTCCGCATGCTCGATCATCATGCGATCTATCTGCTGATCGCGGGCACCTACACCCCCTTCACCCTGCTCGCACTGCAGGGCAGCGTCGGTTGGTGGCTGTTCAGCGCGGTCTGGGGGCTGGCGGTGATCGGCATGATCCTCGAATCGCTGCCGCGCAAGGGCGCACGGGTGCTGCCGATCCTGATCTATCTGGCGATGGGCTGGCTGGTGGTGTTCGCGCTCGATCCGCTGATCGCGGCGCTACCCAAGGCGGGATTCTGGTGGCTGCTCGCCGGGGGGCTCTTCTACACCGTGGGCGTGGTCTTCTACGTCCTCGACGATCGCTTCCCCTGGTGTCACGGCATCTGGCATCTGTTCGTGCTCGCCGGCAGCATCAGTCACTACTTCACCATCCTGCTCTACCTATGA
- a CDS encoding SlyX family protein, which produces MTEITPQDEAITELQLRLTYQEDDLKQLNAVVTRQQTEIDTLREELAKMRAWITSALSARDDQTGGAPTDEPPPPHY; this is translated from the coding sequence ATGACCGAGATTACACCCCAGGACGAGGCCATCACCGAGCTGCAGCTGCGCCTGACCTATCAGGAAGACGACCTCAAGCAGCTCAACGCGGTGGTGACCCGTCAGCAGACCGAGATCGACACACTGCGCGAGGAACTCGCCAAGATGCGCGCCTGGATCACCTCAGCGCTCAGCGCACGCGACGATCAGACGGGTGGCGCGCCCACCGACGAGCCGCCACCGCCGCACTACTGA
- the rluB gene encoding 23S rRNA pseudouridine(2605) synthase RluB: MKNDRRPGPRVPQEEPVRLQKLLAEAGLGSRREIEGWITAGRVRVNGELATLGDRATRADRIRVDGRDVRLQRQRDIERQVIVYHKPEGEVVTRRDPEERATVFRRLPRPKQGRWIAVGRLDINTSGLILFTTDGELANRLMHPSRELEREYATRILGEPSQETLAQLTQGIELEDGPARFDHIESRGGSGANRWYHVVLHEGRNREVRRLWEAAGLTVSRLIRVRYGNIELGRRLFPGNWRALDEQELNGLLTLVGMAPSRPPRRGPGGGPRRRG, encoded by the coding sequence TGAAGAATGACCGACGCCCGGGTCCTCGGGTGCCACAGGAAGAGCCGGTGCGGCTGCAGAAGCTGCTCGCCGAGGCCGGTCTCGGTTCGCGCCGCGAGATCGAGGGCTGGATCACTGCCGGGCGGGTGCGCGTCAACGGCGAGCTGGCCACGCTCGGCGATCGCGCCACCCGCGCCGACCGTATCCGCGTCGACGGGCGCGACGTGCGGCTGCAGCGTCAGCGCGACATCGAGCGCCAGGTGATCGTCTACCACAAGCCCGAAGGCGAGGTGGTCACCCGGCGCGACCCCGAGGAGCGCGCCACGGTGTTCCGTCGGCTGCCACGTCCCAAGCAGGGGCGCTGGATCGCCGTCGGGCGGCTCGACATCAACACCTCCGGGCTGATCCTGTTCACCACCGATGGCGAGCTGGCCAACCGGCTGATGCACCCCTCGCGTGAGCTCGAGCGCGAGTACGCGACACGTATCCTCGGCGAGCCGAGCCAGGAGACGCTGGCCCAGCTCACCCAGGGCATCGAGCTGGAGGACGGTCCGGCGCGCTTCGACCATATCGAGTCGCGCGGCGGCAGCGGCGCCAACCGCTGGTATCACGTGGTGTTGCATGAGGGGCGCAACCGCGAGGTGCGGCGGCTGTGGGAGGCGGCGGGGCTGACCGTCAGCCGACTGATCCGGGTGCGCTACGGCAACATCGAACTTGGTCGGCGGCTGTTCCCGGGGAACTGGCGAGCGCTCGACGAGCAGGAACTCAACGGTTTGTTGACCCTCGTCGGCATGGCGCCGTCGCGCCCGCCGCGCCGTGGTCCGGGCGGCGGACCACGGCGCCGGGGCTGA